The nucleotide sequence AAAGTGAAAAAAGCGCAGCTGCAAAATACCGGTTTTATCTTCCACATGGCAATAAAGCATCATGCGCTTGCCATATTTCACCTCTGTTTTGCAGACTCTGCCAACAATCACAGCCCAGTCATTGGCGCGCAGGTCACGAATGGCTGTAATGCGAGTTCTATCCTGGTAGCGATAGGGTAGATGAAAGAGCAGATCAGCGACTGTGGTTATACCACATTTGCTAAGTTTGGCACTCAATGTCGGGCCTACCCCTGCTAAAATTTCACAAGATTGATGTAACACAGTATGATTTGTAAGAAAAAAAACTCATAATAGCAGAAAATAAGTTACTGTTGACCTTTATGACTATAAATGCTGGAACAAGGGTTCGTACCGTTACATTTGCAGCCAGTTTGATTTTAGTATCGATCATCGGCTATTTGCTTATTGCTGGTCGCAGTTTATTAATTCCTATCGTTATTGCAGTCTTTATCTGGCACCTGTTAAACACAATCCATAACGCTGTGCAGCGGACGCCTTTTGTTGGTCCCCGGTTACCTAATTGGCTTAGTATGGTATTGGCGTTATTGGTAGTAGCACTTCTGGTAAAGATTCTCATTGATATTATTAGTAATAATGTCAATGACGTGATTGCGGCTTCCTCTCGTTATCAGGAGAATTTGACTAATATTTTTAATAGGGTGGATGAGCGTTTTCATATTAAAACCCTGGCAAATGTGGATGGTTTTATACGTGGTCTTAGTTTGCAGGGTATTTTAGTCAACATTTACGGTGTTTTTACCACTATCACAGGCTCTGCCGTTTTAATCGCTCTCTATGTCATTTTTTTATTTGTAGAACAACATTTTTTCACTCAAAAGCTGGACGCTCTTTTTCCTCAGGCTGGCCATCGCCAATTGGTCAATAACATCATTACCCACATTGTAAAGGATACCCAAACCTATTTGGGTTTAAAAACCCTGTTAAGTATACTTACAGCAACGACGAGTTGGATTATTATGAAATGCGTCGGTTTGGATTTTGCAGAATTCTGGGCCTTACTTATTTTTTTCTTAAATTTTATTCCCAATATTGGTGCTATCCTCGCGACAGCTTTTCCTGCCTTATTGGCGCTAATTCAATTTCAAAGTTGGCTGCCTTTTATAATCATTACTTCAGGCCTTGTCGCCATACAGTTTATTGTTGGTAATCTTGTTGAACCACGCTTTTTAGGAAAATCATTAAATTTAAGTGCTCTGGTCATTTTATTTGCCTTGGCTTTATGGGGGGCTGTCTGGGGTGTTTTAGGCATGTTTCTTTCGGTGCCTATTACCGTCATGATGATGATTATTTTTGCTCATTTTGAGGCAACCCGGCCTTTGGCCATTATGTTGTCGCAGGATGGGCAAATACACAAGGCCTACGAAACCTTATAGCGGCTGGCTTTCTAATAATTTTATTTGGTTTATACTGATAGAAACGGCTTCATTCAAGGCGCCTACTGATGTCAGTTTTTAAGAAGCTAAAAAAATTTTATCAAGCATCTGCAGAGAATAGAACCCAGATTCATGTCTTTTTGGGCTTTCTTGTCATTCCTGTGATTGGTATGAGTCTTCTTTATGCCTATGTTTGTATTTTTTGGTTATGAATGCACAGATCCAGGTTCTGATGTAACCTACTAATGGCTCATTCCTTTTGCGGATTGAAAACCTGCCCTATAAAGAGAATAACTCCTGATTGAGTATCATAGAGAATAAATAAAAAGGGATGGTTTGCATTAAATTCCATCGGTTGCTGTACAGCACTACCAAACATCACGACAGCCGTTGCAGCCGCCGCGACAGTACCTTTTTCATCAACTTCTATAACTGCCTTTTGAATTATATCGGAAATTGCCAACGCAGACGTTGTTATGTTGGAAAAGTCAGCTTTATCACTGAAAGCATCGATAACACCCATTTGTTGTAAAGGCTGTTTTAAGGATTTAAAGGTGGATGCCAGTTTGAATTTCGGCAGACTAACAAGAACCTTGCGGTTAGTGGCGTTTTGAAGAAGCTGGGCAAATGTTACTTGAGTCAATGTTTGTCGTATTTCCTTTACTGAGTGAGTAGGTTTTGGCAATAAGACCGCCATTCTTATGGTGCTTTTTAAATAAGGTAATTGCAGCATTTGTAAACGATCATTTTCACTATAGAAAAAGTTATCCAGCTTGCCCATCATAGCTGTTTGTAGAGGGTTTCCGTCTGATAACAGGAAGGGCTTTTGCTCCGTGGCTTCCGGTTTGAAGGGGGACTCCCATACCCCATTAAAATAAATCGCATTGACCAGAATGAGTTGCGTCGCTCTGTTAATCATGCCTGGAGTAATCAGCTCTTTGATATATTGGTCTGTTTTCTCTTCGACCCAGTTATTAATACGTTGTCTGGCAGCCTCAGGTGCTTTATTAAAATTAACCCGGTAAAAATGATTTATTTGTCCCATAGCGGCCAGGAAGGGCGTCTTATAAATCAAACGTTCTTCTGCCCAAAATGAATTAGCAATTAAAAAAGTGGATGATTGGTTGAAGCCAAACCATTTACCAGCGTGTTTAAATTTGCAACTGAGCCATCCCTGGCAATCCCCATCGGGCATTAACGCGGTATTAATTTGAGCTAATTCAGCGGCATGATTGGTATTTCCTGGAGGAAAGTGAAGCGCTTGATTTAGCTGTTGTTGAGTATTGCCACTAGCACCATTAGCTAAAATAACGAGAAGGGACGATAGGCTATAGGGTGATAAAATAAGATTTTGATCGGTTGTGCCTAATTGTCGATAAAGATCAAAAGCGAACTCATTGAATGGTTGTGCTTCGGGGGCGAAATGG is from Legionella donaldsonii and encodes:
- a CDS encoding AI-2E family transporter, which codes for MTINAGTRVRTVTFAASLILVSIIGYLLIAGRSLLIPIVIAVFIWHLLNTIHNAVQRTPFVGPRLPNWLSMVLALLVVALLVKILIDIISNNVNDVIAASSRYQENLTNIFNRVDERFHIKTLANVDGFIRGLSLQGILVNIYGVFTTITGSAVLIALYVIFLFVEQHFFTQKLDALFPQAGHRQLVNNIITHIVKDTQTYLGLKTLLSILTATTSWIIMKCVGLDFAEFWALLIFFLNFIPNIGAILATAFPALLALIQFQSWLPFIIITSGLVAIQFIVGNLVEPRFLGKSLNLSALVILFALALWGAVWGVLGMFLSVPITVMMMIIFAHFEATRPLAIMLSQDGQIHKAYETL
- a CDS encoding serpin family protein, which translates into the protein MKAIRPQGCLFILLFLFLGYALSVSSRTTHFAPEAQPFNEFAFDLYRQLGTTDQNLILSPYSLSSLLVILANGASGNTQQQLNQALHFPPGNTNHAAELAQINTALMPDGDCQGWLSCKFKHAGKWFGFNQSSTFLIANSFWAEERLIYKTPFLAAMGQINHFYRVNFNKAPEAARQRINNWVEEKTDQYIKELITPGMINRATQLILVNAIYFNGVWESPFKPEATEQKPFLLSDGNPLQTAMMGKLDNFFYSENDRLQMLQLPYLKSTIRMAVLLPKPTHSVKEIRQTLTQVTFAQLLQNATNRKVLVSLPKFKLASTFKSLKQPLQQMGVIDAFSDKADFSNITTSALAISDIIQKAVIEVDEKGTVAAAATAVVMFGSAVQQPMEFNANHPFLFILYDTQSGVILFIGQVFNPQKE